Below is a window of Cyprinus carpio isolate SPL01 unplaced genomic scaffold, ASM1834038v1 S000006559, whole genome shotgun sequence DNA.
GCGTGAATGCACCGCTCACACTATTTGTACTACAAAATGTCAGAATAGTGCATAAGCGAGCGATTTGGGATGCACCAAAaaacttttcatctcacaattcaaactttcTTATATCAAAAAGATATCCCAAgttgaattgtgagaaaaaaaaaataacaattaccttttttattctgtgatggaAACAAAGAATTAGTCAGAACAAACTAAGAGCAAAAGaccaaaagtcagaattgcaattctcactttttttcttaaaatttgtgactatatatattttttatgctgtGGTTGAAACAGAGTCAGatttgcgagatgtaaactcagaattagatACAAACTGGCATTTctgaaaagtcagaattgtgagcaaAATTCTTAATTTCTTGAAAAAGTAAGAAATTTgagataaagttgcaattacatttttaaatgttttattccatgttggaaacaaacaaatgacataagttataaataaactcagaattttgagaaaaaaaagtcagagttgCAAGACATAAATTCAGAGTTCTTGAACATCAACCTGAATTTCTGAGAAGAAAATCTGGAATTGTGagacaaaactgcaaaaaaaagttaaaattacctttttgattaaactcagaattttgagaaaaaagtcagaattgcgagaaataaactcacaattcttaaAGTCCAAATTATGATACATTAAGTCATAAAAATAGTGAGATATACTGTAAACTTAGAACTTATTTCACGCAATTGTAAgcatcacaattctgactttctcctCAGACTTTTCCTTTTTCcagtgatgtgtggtttgttaggaggacaatatttgtctgagatacaactatttgaaaatctggaatctgagggagcaaaaaaatctaaatattgagaaaatcatctttaaagttgttcaaatgaagttcttagcaatgcatattactaatcaaaaattgttAGGGCGACCAATGGTAAGAAAATGAATCTTCAAAAATTGAGCAAATTTAACCCCTTcctcataaataaaaacataatctttattaatgccatgtaaaaatattaaaagtgtgAAGCAGATGTACATTTAAAGTACAGTAAGTATAAACTACAGAAGTGTATGTAATTCTATAATAGTTTACAGcatgaaaaaagaaacataatagCATTTAAATAGTTTACGTTCATGACGACCGAGAACCTTTCTAATATTACAGTAATGCCTTAACAATAGATGTAATGTGTGTAAATTAGCACGTGAAGTACAGTAAGTTCAGTTTATGTATAATTCACAGTAACTTTACTTGAACCCTCCATGAACCATAAACATATTCATTATGTAtgttataatgcataatatattcTTATCAACAACTGTAACCAaagtaaaaaattgtaaatatttgcagatttattattacatttgtgttttaattttattttctaaagttATAACGACTGTTATAATTGTTCTTGAGCTCttacaatgcattataattaatgccttgcaatgcatttatttatttcaagagCACAGAATTGAATTTCAGGGGGTTAATGAGCTTAATTATGAAAATAGTCACAATGCGTGACTGTGTTTGTCCATTCACTCACTGCCAACATCACACTGAAATAATCCCAGATTTATTGCTATTATATTCATTCACATTCagataaaaaacaatacattaatgtacattaaacTAACAATatgagtctctctctcacacacacacacacacacttacacacacacacacacacacacacacacacacacacacacacaaacactcttacacacacactcacatacgcacacacacaaacacacacacacacacacacacacacactctcacacacacacacacacagttcaggtCATGACTCCCAGAGTTTGTGCCGATGATGAAGGTGAAAGGTTGTGTGGGCGGGTCTAGGTGCAGGCCGTGGGCGGGGCATAGACATGCGGTCGCCTGGCAACAGTGGAGTCTCTCTGAGCATCTTGTCAGGACTGTAGAAGTGCAGCAGATCAGGAGCCTCTGGTGGCTGAGActggaatcacacacacacacacacacacacacacacacacacacacacacacaccataatcAACACAACAAacctgcttaaataaataaacaaaagtaaaataaataataggtaAATAAACTATAACTTACAATAAGTGCAAATAAGATCTGAAAAATTCTGTGTTATGTATTTGATCTTTTAGTTGTACTTCATTCTCTTGTGTTTTTActgaatagaaaatatataaaattaaatatattatagaagtaaatataaaaaatacacatagaCAGAGAcggataaataaaattattattatgattattattattatataaatataatatatatatatatagagagagagagtgagatagtgagaaataaataaaaataaaataaattatataaatataaaacaaaaatgcatatctagagatatatatatatatatatatatacatataaaaatacataaacttacacatataaaaaaatacatgtttatctagaaagatttaaatatatatatgtgtgtgtttttctgtaattattattaaaagtaattaaagatCTGCATCTTTTGCCACGGTTTTATCAGAGATATTGCTCAGATTTTAGATTGATTGTGTGGGTTATTGCTTTCTTAATCACTCCAGCAGCAGGTGATATTAATACTGTTAAACACTACCTTATTGGTCAGCGTGGCGGTGGGCGGGGCCAGCGCTGGCCTATCCTGCAGGGCCTGGCTGATGAGCTGGTCGCGTGACAGGCTGACGCTCACCAAGGCGCGGTACAGGTGCTGAGAGCGGGGGAAGTTGAGTCCTGTGGAGGAGGTGCAGTGGTGTGTTATCAGTTATTAGCGGGGTGTGAGTGATCGCTGCGGCGTCTCACcctctgctgctctgctgctgACGAGACTCTTCGTGAGGCTCGAGCTCTGCAGCTTCTCTCTCACAGCCTTCTCAGCATCAAACACCTGGCCCTCCACTTCCTCAAGCTCCGCCCTCAGCGCCAGCGTGGTGTTTAGCTCCGCCCCCTCCGTCACCACACCTGATCCACGAGCTGAACAACGCACACATGCAGACCCGTGTTACCGGATCATCTCCAGAGTCAATCTAACGTTCATAAATGATCTGCTTTACAGACACACCTTACCATAACACTCCAGTTTAACTCCATTattagcaacataaaaaaaacacaaaaaacacttatCACACTGTAAAGATGAAATGAGTTAATGATAAAAACTAGAACAGATATGTCCATGGGTTCAGAAAAATCTATTCCAGTTTTCAGTCATTACTGATGATActagttcttgttttaagcatcaCTCgcctcattttgtttcatttctgccatgtatttaatgcatatattgtcaaatgaataaataataaaaaggtaacaagaacagtgtgtatttgtgtttcagtatacactactattcaaacgtttattcagcaaggatgtgtttgaTGTTGTACCGAGCTTTGGTTTGTTTCTGGGTTCTGGGATCAGTGTGATGACGGCCGGATCCTGCTGAGGACTCACATTAAACcgcacctgaaacacacacacacacacacacacacacacacacacacacacacacacacacacacatcagacacacacacacacacacacacgcacacgtgcacacacacacacacacacacacacacacacacacacgtgcacacacacacgcacacacaagcacagatttgatcagttcatgcactgcctgggaactgaacccatgacctcATGATCCTGTAAGTCATCTCCATCTCATCATTACATGCGTATACTTCCAGAACTGAACTCTGACTCCAGGTTCATATGATTCTGTCATATAAGAGTTTTTCCAGACAGGATTCTGGATTTCCTTTTATTATCATAAATCAAAATACTGTCATCAGACAGAACACAGACACATTTCCACCATGTCTTTAAGAgtgaaatgttatattataaaaaggGTATAATATAgaagcaaaacagacaaaaacacaacgagtaatcacgattaatcacacacaaaaacactttgtttacataatatatatgtgtgtgttccgtgaatatttattatgtatatataaatacacacacatacagtatatatttggaaaatgtttacatgtatatatttatattcatataatctatattatacataaatatatttataatataaacataacatttttcttaaatatatagaggcatgtgtttgtatttatatacacataataaacatacacagcacacacacacacacacacacacacatatatattatgtgaataacaacttttattttggatgtgattaatcgctgcccagcactaatatacaCGCTAAGTATGTGTgtctatttataaaatatataaacatatatacacatatacactttgggatcagtaagacttgtaatgtttttaaagaagtgtcttctgctcatcaagattgcatttatctgatcaaaaatacaggagaaaaacagtaatattgcaaaatgttattgcaatataaacataatggtttctattttaatatcctttaaaatgtagtttatagaAGAGACTCctgtaaaaacattacaagtctcactgaccccaaacgtcTGACCGGTCGTGTATATTTAGTAAACTTGTATTGTGTATTAATCAGAACAGCGGTCTGCAGGCTCTCTCAGAGTGTGTCTCTGGGTGTCTGGTGTCTCACACACTGACCTGGCGATGAGGACGGCGGTCAGCGGGGCGCTCCGGggtcagagagacagacaggtccAGGTCAGGGCAGACCAGCTCTGCGGTCCGGACCGGATCGAGCCGCAGGGGTTCAGGAGCCACACGCACATCAGGATCCGCTGACATCACCAGTCCAGTCtggtccagtccagtccagtccggtccagtccagtccagtccggTCCAGTCCAGTccacctgacacacacagagacatgatCCAGCTACTAAACTACACACACACCGCTGTGTTTAATAAAgcgtcttctgctcatcaatgctgcatttatttgatgaaaaaatacattaaaacagtgaaatattattagaatgtaaaacagctgttttctgtgtgaatatcttttaaagtgtaatttatttctgtgatgtgcagctgtattttcagcatcattactccagtcttcagtgtcacatgatcttcagaaatcattctaatatgatgatttattatcagtgttgtgctgcttaatattatttttggaacctgtgatactttttttcaggattctttgatgaatacaaagttaaaagagagcattaattaaaaatagtgatttttctaaaaatattaataatgtaagtcttaactattactttttatccatttaacacatccttcctgaataaaagtattaatttctttaaaaaaaataaaaattataaaaaataatgtactgaccctaaacttttgaacagtagtgtatactgttacacaaaattaatatttttaataaacagttctttttaactttttatttattaaagaatcctggaaaaagtatcacaggttccaaaataaTATTGAGcacagcactgataataaatcagcatattattgaagatcatgtgacaatcgCAATAATATATCACTCACAAaattccctttttattttttttttatcaaatagataatTTACAGCCTTGATGAGAATCACAATCTTCTCTAAAACCGATctcaaacttctgaacagcagGGTAACGTTACACAAACATAAATGTAACgttaattatatacacacattacatTTGTGTTTATACGCGTTTTAAATGTAA
It encodes the following:
- the ppp1r35 gene encoding protein phosphatase 1 regulatory subunit 35 isoform X2 — its product is MSADPDVRVAPEPLRLDPVRTAELVCPDLDLSVSLTPERPADRRPHRQVRFNVSPQQDPAVITLIPEPRNKPKLARGSGVVTEGAELNTTLALRAELEEVEGQVFDAEKAVREKLQSSSLTKSLVSSRAAEGLNFPRSQHLYRALVSVSLSRDQLISQALQDRPALAPPTATLTNKSQPPEAPDLLHFYSPDKMLRETPLLPGDRMSMPRPRPAPRPAHTTFHLHHRHKLWES
- the ppp1r35 gene encoding protein phosphatase 1 regulatory subunit 35 isoform X1: MSLCVSGGLDWTGLDWTGPDWTGLDQTGLVMSADPDVRVAPEPLRLDPVRTAELVCPDLDLSVSLTPERPADRRPHRQVRFNVSPQQDPAVITLIPEPRNKPKLARGSGVVTEGAELNTTLALRAELEEVEGQVFDAEKAVREKLQSSSLTKSLVSSRAAEGLNFPRSQHLYRALVSVSLSRDQLISQALQDRPALAPPTATLTNKSQPPEAPDLLHFYSPDKMLRETPLLPGDRMSMPRPRPAPRPAHTTFHLHHRHKLWES